A genomic stretch from Flavobacterium humidisoli includes:
- a CDS encoding polyprenol monophosphomannose synthase, whose protein sequence is MNDSIVIIPTYNEIENIESIVRAVLSQHKSFHLLIIDDNSPDHTAKKVIALQEEFPGKLFLEQRTKKSGLGTAYVHGFKWALERDYQFIFEMDADFSHNPNDLEKLYDACHFGGADLAIGSRYVTGVNVVNWPLSRVLMSYFASVYVKFITGMKIHDATAGFVCYKREVLEKINLNKIKFVGYAFQIEMKYRTYCAKFQITEVPIIFTDRTKGVSKMSNAIIKEAILGVISLRIRKLVNSL, encoded by the coding sequence ATGAATGATAGTATTGTCATAATTCCCACTTATAACGAAATTGAAAACATAGAAAGTATAGTTAGAGCTGTACTTTCGCAGCATAAATCTTTTCATTTGCTGATTATCGATGATAATTCTCCAGATCATACTGCTAAAAAAGTGATCGCTTTACAGGAAGAATTTCCAGGAAAACTTTTTTTAGAACAAAGAACAAAAAAGTCTGGATTAGGAACTGCATATGTTCATGGCTTTAAATGGGCTTTGGAGCGCGACTATCAATTTATTTTTGAGATGGATGCCGATTTTTCGCATAACCCAAATGATTTAGAAAAATTATACGATGCTTGTCATTTTGGCGGAGCAGATTTGGCAATTGGTTCTCGTTATGTAACGGGGGTAAATGTTGTAAACTGGCCTCTAAGCCGAGTTTTGATGTCTTACTTTGCCTCTGTGTATGTAAAATTTATTACCGGAATGAAAATTCATGATGCTACTGCAGGTTTTGTTTGTTACAAAAGAGAGGTTTTAGAAAAAATCAATCTGAACAAAATAAAATTTGTTGGATATGCGTTTCAAATCGAGATGAAGTACAGAACTTATTGTGCTAAATTTCAAATTACCGAAGTCCCAATTATTTTTACAGATCGAACAAAAGGAGTTTCTAAAATGAGCAATGCGATCATTAAAGAGGCGATACTTGGAGTAATTTCACTTAGAATAAGAAAATTAGTCAATTCATTATAA
- the tyrS gene encoding tyrosine--tRNA ligase has product MKNLVEELKWRGLYHDSMPGTEEQLLKEATTAYIGFDPTADSLHIGSMVQIILLVHLKNFGHRPIALVGGATGMIGDPSGKSDERNLLDEVALAKNVAGIKSVLSRFLDFNSTEANAPVMVNNYDWMKEFSFIDFAREVGKRITVNYMMAKDSVKKRFSGEGEGMSFTEFTYQLIQGYDFYHLYKNNNCILQMGGSDQWGNITTGTELVRRMGGENAKAYALTTPLITKADGSKFGKSEGGNVWLDADKTSVYAFYQFWLKVTDIDAKKYIKIFTFLDKDLIDALIEEHDQAPHLWILQKKLAEEITAFVHGKEALEKAIQASNILFGSSTAEDLKKLDEKTFLEVFDGVPQAEIAKADLENGLEIITVLNEKTGFFKSNGEARRALTANSISVNREKIKEDFVLTANDLINDQFVLLQSGKKNYFVIRVV; this is encoded by the coding sequence ATGAAGAATCTAGTTGAAGAATTAAAATGGCGAGGGTTATACCATGATAGTATGCCTGGAACGGAAGAACAATTGCTAAAAGAAGCTACCACTGCCTATATCGGTTTTGATCCAACGGCAGATTCACTGCACATCGGAAGTATGGTTCAGATTATTTTATTGGTTCATCTAAAGAATTTCGGACACAGACCGATTGCTTTAGTAGGTGGGGCAACAGGAATGATTGGTGACCCTTCTGGTAAATCTGATGAAAGAAACTTGCTTGATGAAGTAGCTCTGGCTAAAAACGTAGCTGGAATCAAAAGTGTTTTGTCTCGTTTCTTGGATTTTAATTCAACCGAAGCAAATGCGCCAGTAATGGTGAATAACTACGATTGGATGAAAGAATTCTCTTTTATTGATTTTGCACGTGAAGTTGGAAAAAGAATCACTGTAAATTACATGATGGCTAAAGATTCTGTAAAAAAGAGATTTAGCGGAGAAGGTGAAGGAATGTCTTTTACAGAGTTTACATACCAATTAATTCAAGGTTACGATTTTTATCATTTATATAAAAACAACAACTGTATTCTACAAATGGGAGGTTCTGACCAATGGGGTAATATTACCACAGGTACAGAATTAGTGCGCAGAATGGGAGGTGAGAATGCAAAGGCTTATGCTTTGACAACTCCTTTGATTACAAAAGCAGACGGATCTAAATTTGGGAAATCTGAAGGAGGAAATGTTTGGTTAGACGCTGATAAAACTTCTGTTTATGCATTTTACCAATTTTGGCTGAAAGTAACTGATATTGACGCGAAGAAATATATTAAAATCTTTACTTTTTTAGATAAAGATCTAATAGATGCTTTAATTGAAGAGCATGATCAAGCGCCACATTTATGGATTTTACAGAAAAAATTAGCAGAAGAAATTACAGCTTTTGTACATGGGAAAGAGGCTTTAGAGAAAGCAATTCAAGCTTCAAATATTTTGTTTGGAAGTTCTACTGCTGAAGATTTAAAAAAATTGGATGAAAAAACTTTCTTAGAAGTTTTTGACGGAGTTCCTCAAGCTGAAATCGCAAAAGCAGATTTAGAAAATGGATTGGAAATTATTACTGTTTTAAATGAAAAAACAGGTTTTTTTAAATCAAACGGAGAAGCAAGAAGAGCTTTAACAGCAAACTCAATTTCTGTAAACAGAGAGAAAATAAAAGAAGATTTCGTTTTAACGGCAAATGATTTAATTAACGATCAGTTTGTATTATTACAAAGCGGAAAGAAAAATTATTTTGTTATTCGTGTTGTATAA
- a CDS encoding Lrp/AsnC family transcriptional regulator → MKINSLLIEIDGIDKEILRYLMDDARKPILQIANKIGISGAAIHQRLKKLEQSGVISGSKFTVNPKVLGYNTMAFVGVYLDKASRNSEAVKELRKIPEVLECHYTTGNWSVLIKIICRDNEHLMQLLNTKIQAIEGVSRTETFISLDQQIDRQIQL, encoded by the coding sequence ATGAAAATCAACTCCCTCTTAATTGAAATTGACGGAATCGACAAAGAAATTCTTCGTTATCTTATGGATGACGCTCGAAAACCGATTTTGCAAATCGCTAATAAAATCGGAATTTCTGGAGCCGCGATTCATCAGAGATTAAAAAAACTGGAACAATCAGGCGTAATCTCTGGCTCTAAGTTTACTGTAAATCCAAAAGTTTTAGGTTACAATACAATGGCATTTGTTGGAGTTTATTTGGATAAAGCTTCGAGAAACTCAGAAGCCGTAAAAGAACTTAGAAAAATACCCGAAGTCTTAGAATGCCATTATACCACTGGAAACTGGTCTGTTTTAATTAAGATTATCTGTCGTGACAACGAACATTTAATGCAACTCTTAAATACCAAAATTCAAGCAATTGAAGGGGTTTCAAGAACAGAAACTTTTATATCACTAGATCAGCAGATTGATAGACAAATACAGCTTTAA
- a CDS encoding NAD-dependent epimerase/dehydratase family protein, with translation MILVTGGTGLVGAHLLLHLIENGENVRAIYRSQNKIEKTKSVFDFYKKADLFEKINWLEADILDIPSLETAFIDIKQVYHCAAFISFEPKDEEILRKTNIEGTANMVNFAIAKEVEKFCYISSIAALGDIAPHETHITEETDWNPEKPHSDYAISKYGAEMEVWRGHQEGLNVIIVNPGVILGPPKTMDIFDEGSSEIYRKVSKGLPFYTLGSTGFISVDDVAKTSLELMKSEIKNERFTLISDNIVFKDLLDTVSDTLKVKRPHIHAKPFLMNFLWITDGIFSTLFFRKRSITKTTAKASYSKNLYSNEKIKTALGTVFTNIHQYIKDSSKL, from the coding sequence ATGATATTAGTAACTGGAGGAACTGGTTTAGTTGGTGCACATTTATTACTTCATTTAATTGAAAATGGAGAAAATGTTCGGGCTATTTACAGAAGTCAAAACAAAATTGAAAAAACAAAATCGGTTTTTGATTTTTATAAAAAAGCAGATTTGTTTGAAAAGATTAATTGGCTTGAAGCCGATATTCTAGACATACCTTCACTTGAAACTGCTTTTATTGACATTAAACAAGTTTATCATTGCGCAGCTTTTATTTCGTTTGAACCCAAAGACGAAGAAATCCTTAGAAAAACCAACATCGAAGGAACTGCCAATATGGTCAATTTTGCTATTGCCAAAGAAGTAGAAAAGTTTTGCTATATCAGTTCAATTGCCGCTTTAGGAGATATTGCTCCTCACGAAACACACATTACAGAAGAAACAGATTGGAATCCCGAGAAACCGCATAGCGATTACGCTATTTCTAAATATGGTGCCGAAATGGAAGTTTGGCGAGGGCATCAAGAAGGCTTAAATGTTATTATTGTAAATCCAGGAGTTATTTTAGGTCCGCCAAAAACGATGGATATTTTTGACGAAGGCAGTAGTGAAATTTATCGAAAAGTTTCAAAAGGACTTCCATTCTACACACTGGGAAGCACGGGTTTTATCTCGGTTGACGATGTTGCAAAAACAAGTCTTGAATTGATGAAAAGCGAAATAAAAAACGAACGTTTCACGCTTATCTCAGACAATATTGTTTTTAAGGATCTTTTAGATACCGTTTCTGACACTTTAAAAGTAAAAAGACCACACATTCATGCAAAGCCTTTCCTAATGAATTTCTTGTGGATTACTGATGGAATATTTTCTACTTTATTTTTCAGAAAAAGAAGCATTACAAAAACAACAGCAAAAGCTTCGTACTCAAAAAATTTGTATAGTAATGAAAAAATAAAAACCGCTCTAGGAACGGTTTTTACTAATATTCATCAATATATTAAAGACAGTTCTAAGCTATAG
- a CDS encoding DUF4296 domain-containing protein, whose amino-acid sequence MKNFIVIILVLFLSISCKKEVVQQPAKLIEKDKMIDIMYDLSLLEAMRYQKPLSLDSIENDPTKFILKKYKVDSLQFAQNNMYYASDYENYKDMFDQVNKRISVNQRAADSLAKIDEKKAAKETKKKAQEVSKDSVKKVTPKVNVDSIKRAQMQMQDRRKRL is encoded by the coding sequence ATGAAGAATTTTATAGTAATAATATTGGTTTTGTTTCTTTCTATAAGCTGTAAAAAGGAAGTTGTACAACAGCCTGCAAAGCTTATTGAGAAAGACAAAATGATTGATATTATGTATGATTTGTCTCTTTTGGAAGCGATGAGATATCAGAAACCATTGTCTTTGGATTCTATAGAAAATGATCCGACGAAATTTATTTTAAAGAAATATAAAGTAGATAGTCTTCAATTTGCTCAAAACAACATGTATTATGCTTCAGATTATGAAAATTATAAAGACATGTTTGACCAAGTGAATAAAAGAATTTCTGTAAACCAGCGAGCGGCAGATTCTTTAGCTAAAATTGATGAGAAAAAAGCAGCTAAGGAAACTAAAAAGAAAGCACAAGAAGTTTCAAAAGATTCTGTGAAGAAAGTAACTCCTAAGGTTAATGTCGATTCTATAAAAAGAGCTCAAATGCAAATGCAAGACAGAAGAAAAAGACTATAG
- a CDS encoding DUF4271 domain-containing protein, whose protein sequence is MIEQLHPRIIENKDWATLLFVVTFAVVAMTKSAYETRFSEFSKLIFSDKYAKIYRDNSHMKNSFTVGLFFVQIVSFAFFILLTMNAFGYASKTDWVLFIQIATFLLYFILGKYLIEKIVAASFNIDDFVELFNLQKVTYRTYIGVLILPINAILFYYNNIPQIIPLAIIGISLCISVYSYFISIKTYQNVIIGKLFYFILYLCALEIAPYYFLYYWIAKGSA, encoded by the coding sequence ATGATTGAACAACTTCATCCTCGAATAATCGAAAACAAGGACTGGGCAACACTTTTATTTGTGGTGACCTTTGCCGTTGTTGCCATGACAAAATCGGCTTACGAAACAAGATTTAGTGAGTTTAGTAAACTTATTTTTTCTGATAAATACGCTAAAATTTATCGAGACAACAGCCACATGAAAAACAGCTTTACAGTTGGTTTATTTTTTGTACAAATTGTATCGTTTGCCTTTTTCATTCTGCTTACAATGAATGCTTTTGGATACGCTTCAAAAACCGACTGGGTTCTATTCATCCAGATTGCCACTTTTCTGCTTTATTTCATTTTAGGAAAGTATTTAATTGAAAAAATTGTAGCAGCTTCATTCAATATTGACGATTTTGTAGAGCTATTTAACTTACAAAAGGTAACCTACAGGACTTATATAGGCGTTTTAATCCTTCCAATCAATGCCATTTTGTTTTATTACAACAATATTCCGCAGATTATTCCGCTAGCAATCATAGGTATTTCGCTGTGTATTAGTGTATACTCTTACTTTATTTCAATTAAAACGTATCAAAACGTAATAATCGGTAAGTTATTTTATTTTATTTTGTATCTTTGCGCTCTTGAAATAGCCCCTTATTATTTTCTCTATTATTGGATAGCAAAAGGGAGTGCTTAG
- a CDS encoding zinc metallopeptidase: protein MGSGYLIIAGAIMLFSWLVSSQLKSKFELYSKLQLRNGMSGREIAEKMLADNGITDVRVISTPGQLTDHYNPSDKTVNLSEAVYNHRNAAAAAVAAHECGHAVQHAIGYEWLTMRSKLVPIVSVASNYVQWILIAGILMIKVFPGLLLIGIIIFAATTLFSVITLPVEYDASNRALAWLENKHMLTQEEQAGAKDALKWAARTYVVAAIGSIATLLYYISIYSGSRRN from the coding sequence ATGGGATCAGGATATTTAATTATTGCTGGAGCTATAATGCTTTTCAGTTGGCTGGTAAGCTCGCAGCTGAAAAGTAAGTTTGAATTATATTCGAAACTGCAATTAAGAAACGGAATGAGCGGAAGAGAAATTGCTGAAAAAATGCTTGCCGATAACGGAATCACAGATGTTCGTGTTATTTCGACACCAGGCCAGTTAACAGATCATTATAACCCTTCAGATAAAACAGTAAACTTAAGTGAAGCAGTTTACAACCATCGTAATGCAGCTGCTGCGGCCGTTGCAGCGCACGAATGTGGTCACGCTGTGCAGCATGCAATTGGTTACGAATGGTTGACCATGCGTTCTAAATTAGTACCAATCGTAAGCGTAGCTTCAAATTATGTACAATGGATTTTAATTGCGGGAATTTTAATGATTAAAGTTTTTCCTGGATTATTATTAATCGGAATTATCATTTTTGCCGCAACCACTTTGTTCTCGGTTATTACGCTTCCGGTAGAATATGATGCAAGTAATCGTGCTTTGGCTTGGCTAGAAAACAAACACATGCTTACTCAAGAAGAGCAGGCAGGAGCAAAAGATGCTTTAAAATGGGCAGCAAGAACTTACGTAGTAGCTGCAATTGGTTCGATTGCAACGTTGCTGTACTATATATCAATTTATTCTGGAAGCAGAAGGAATTAA
- a CDS encoding uroporphyrinogen-III synthase: protein MKVKTILVSQPEPKVENSPYFELQQKHKIKIDFRPFIHVEGVSAKEIRLQKIDLNHYTAIILTSRNAVDHFFRVADEMRYKVPEGLKYFCQSEAVAFYLQKYVVYRKRKIYVGAKDFADLSPLIKKYKDEKFLLPASDQLNADAPVTLNSLKVDWAQAIFYRTVMSDLSDLADVYYDVLAFFSPTGIKSLFKNFPDFKQNDTRIAVFGSTTQKEALDHGLRIDILAPTPETPSMTMALEKYVAEANKGK from the coding sequence ATGAAAGTGAAAACAATTTTGGTGTCACAGCCTGAACCTAAAGTGGAGAATTCTCCTTACTTTGAGCTCCAACAAAAACACAAAATAAAAATTGATTTCAGACCATTTATTCATGTAGAAGGGGTTAGCGCAAAAGAGATTCGATTACAAAAAATCGATCTTAATCATTACACTGCGATCATTTTAACAAGTAGAAATGCTGTAGATCATTTTTTTAGAGTGGCTGATGAAATGCGTTACAAAGTTCCTGAAGGATTGAAATATTTTTGTCAATCTGAGGCTGTTGCGTTTTACCTTCAAAAGTATGTTGTGTACAGAAAACGTAAAATTTACGTTGGAGCAAAAGATTTTGCAGATTTATCTCCGCTAATTAAAAAGTACAAAGACGAGAAGTTTTTACTTCCTGCATCTGACCAATTAAATGCAGATGCTCCTGTTACATTAAACAGTTTAAAAGTAGATTGGGCACAAGCTATTTTTTACAGAACTGTAATGAGTGATTTATCTGACCTAGCTGACGTTTATTATGATGTTTTAGCTTTTTTCAGTCCAACAGGAATTAAATCATTGTTTAAAAATTTCCCAGATTTTAAACAGAACGATACCAGAATTGCCGTATTTGGAAGCACAACTCAAAAAGAAGCTCTAGATCATGGTTTAAGAATTGATATTCTTGCTCCAACTCCTGAAACTCCTTCTATGACAATGGCTTTAGAAAAATATGTAGCAGAAGCCAACAAAGGAAAATAA
- a CDS encoding outer membrane beta-barrel protein, whose amino-acid sequence MKKTFLLILFLCCTFMNAQVTFEKGYFISNNGKRTECLIRNLDWKDNPTDFRYKIDPNDKDYITETIANVSEFGIGNTITFKRAKVKIDRSTDDLSKISQTGKPVWEESTLFLRVLVTGEASLYSYREANLFRYFYETKEVPLEQLVYLRYIETQNENASKNLKENNYYKQQLNLNVRSSNTTENDIKNLSYTKSDLTKYFIKFNNISPDTETTKASADGEKNIFHIKITPGISLISLSMDSKGLPYRNIKLDNKTNFKIGLEAEYILPFNKNKWSVFLNPTYQKYKNQKSYSLPGLFPTSPLEEHEVDVEYSGIQIPMGIRHYLFLDKNSKFFINAGFTFDAGKSKVVYDKDRVSESTAGSNLAFGFGYNFKDKFGIEARLNTKKDLMAEYSDLAANYGSVDFIFSYTVF is encoded by the coding sequence ATGAAAAAAACTTTTTTACTTATTCTTTTTCTTTGTTGCACTTTCATGAATGCACAGGTTACTTTTGAAAAAGGATACTTTATTTCTAACAATGGAAAACGAACAGAATGTTTAATTCGAAACTTAGACTGGAAAGACAATCCAACTGATTTTAGGTACAAAATAGATCCAAACGACAAGGACTATATAACCGAAACTATTGCAAACGTTTCTGAATTTGGTATTGGAAACACTATCACCTTCAAAAGGGCAAAAGTAAAGATAGATCGTTCAACTGATGACTTATCCAAGATATCACAAACAGGAAAACCAGTTTGGGAAGAAAGCACACTTTTTCTTCGTGTTTTAGTTACTGGCGAAGCATCATTATATTCTTATAGAGAAGCAAATCTTTTCAGATATTTTTATGAAACGAAAGAAGTGCCTCTTGAACAGCTTGTGTACCTTAGATACATTGAAACACAAAATGAAAATGCCAGTAAAAATCTTAAGGAGAACAACTATTATAAGCAGCAGTTAAACCTAAATGTAAGATCGTCAAACACTACTGAGAACGACATTAAAAACTTGTCTTACACAAAATCTGATTTGACGAAATATTTTATAAAATTCAACAATATTTCTCCTGACACGGAAACTACAAAAGCATCAGCTGATGGAGAGAAAAACATTTTCCATATTAAAATTACTCCAGGAATAAGCTTAATTTCTTTATCCATGGACAGTAAAGGTCTACCGTACCGCAATATAAAATTAGACAATAAAACCAATTTTAAAATTGGTCTTGAAGCAGAATATATTCTTCCATTCAACAAAAATAAATGGAGCGTATTTTTAAATCCGACATACCAGAAATACAAAAATCAAAAAAGCTATAGCCTTCCTGGTCTTTTCCCTACATCTCCTTTAGAGGAACATGAAGTAGATGTAGAATACAGCGGAATACAGATTCCGATGGGAATTCGCCACTACCTTTTCTTGGACAAAAATTCAAAATTCTTTATCAACGCAGGATTTACTTTCGATGCGGGCAAAAGTAAAGTTGTCTACGACAAAGATAGAGTTAGTGAAAGCACAGCCGGATCTAATCTAGCCTTTGGTTTTGGATATAATTTTAAAGATAAATTTGGTATAGAAGCAAGATTAAACACCAAAAAAGATTTAATGGCCGAGTATAGCGATCTTGCTGCAAACTATGGCTCTGTTGATTTTATCTTTTCATACACGGTTTTTTAA
- a CDS encoding dihydroorotase: protein MNRILIKNAKIVNEGTIVEGDVLIENDLIVEIADSISLKTSDCIVIDAEGNYLMPGAIDDQVHFREPGLTHKGDIESESRAAVAGGITSFIEQPNTVPNAVTQEILEDKYQIASQKSFANYSFMMGATNDNLEEVLKTNPKNVAGVKIFLGSSTGNMLVDNEAVLEKIFSSTPMLIAVHCEDETTIKNNLAAFKEQYGDDVPVTAHHLIRSAEACYISSSKAVALAKRTGARLHIFHLSTAKEMELFTNKIPLEDKKITAEVCVHHLWFTDEDYKTKGNFIKWNPAVKTAEDRAELWKALNDGRIDVIATDHAPHTKEEKQQSYLNAPSGGPLVQHAVVAMFEAHHQGKISVEKIVEKMCHNPAKIFKIEKRGFIKEGYYADLVIVNPSLPWSVKPENILYKCGWSPFEGYTFKSRITHTFVNGELVYNNFKVKDIKAGKRLLFDR, encoded by the coding sequence ATGAACAGGATTTTAATAAAGAATGCCAAAATTGTAAACGAAGGGACAATTGTTGAAGGTGATGTTTTAATTGAAAATGATCTGATTGTTGAAATTGCAGACAGCATTTCATTAAAAACTTCAGATTGTATTGTAATCGATGCTGAAGGAAATTATTTAATGCCTGGCGCAATAGATGATCAAGTGCATTTTAGAGAACCAGGTTTAACACATAAAGGAGATATCGAATCAGAATCTCGTGCTGCTGTTGCAGGAGGTATTACTTCTTTTATCGAACAACCCAATACAGTTCCTAATGCGGTTACTCAGGAAATCTTAGAAGATAAATATCAAATTGCATCTCAAAAATCATTTGCGAATTATTCGTTTATGATGGGTGCGACAAATGATAACTTGGAAGAAGTTTTAAAAACAAACCCAAAAAATGTTGCTGGGGTTAAAATTTTCTTAGGTTCATCAACTGGGAATATGTTAGTTGATAATGAAGCGGTTTTAGAAAAAATCTTTTCGAGCACTCCAATGTTAATTGCAGTTCACTGTGAAGACGAGACTACAATTAAAAATAATCTGGCTGCTTTTAAAGAGCAATATGGAGACGATGTTCCAGTTACGGCACACCATTTAATTAGAAGTGCAGAGGCTTGTTATATTTCTTCTTCAAAAGCAGTAGCTTTAGCTAAAAGAACTGGAGCAAGATTGCATATTTTCCACCTTTCAACTGCGAAAGAAATGGAATTATTTACGAATAAAATTCCATTAGAAGATAAAAAAATTACGGCTGAGGTTTGTGTACACCACCTTTGGTTTACAGATGAAGATTATAAAACAAAAGGAAATTTCATTAAATGGAATCCTGCGGTTAAAACTGCCGAAGATCGTGCAGAACTTTGGAAAGCCTTAAACGACGGAAGAATTGATGTAATTGCAACCGATCACGCTCCTCATACAAAAGAAGAAAAACAGCAGTCTTATTTGAATGCGCCTTCTGGAGGTCCGCTTGTTCAGCATGCAGTTGTAGCAATGTTCGAAGCGCATCATCAAGGAAAAATTAGTGTGGAGAAAATTGTGGAGAAAATGTGCCACAATCCAGCTAAGATTTTTAAAATTGAAAAAAGAGGTTTTATAAAAGAAGGATACTATGCCGATTTGGTAATCGTAAATCCAAGTTTGCCTTGGAGCGTGAAACCTGAAAATATTTTATACAAATGCGGCTGGTCTCCATTTGAGGGTTATACTTTTAAATCTAGAATCACACATACTTTTGTAAACGGTGAATTGGTTTATAATAACTTTAAAGTAAAAGATATCAAAGCGGGTAAAAGATTATTGTTTGACAGATAA
- a CDS encoding CARDB domain-containing protein, with protein MMKKITFLLMLSFLNLKAWSQNPNYRYHELQDLGTTIEWAISIECTHHFQPLRVLDVNLKQNFKLEVGKIYKVDLGLPANYGTRYYKVTYAGDSGVDKGDEIDTPPNFGLPITDLCNSLSWKFIRPILLGSTLQEAQSNYCTNLTANSTREKVNIKITQSLIIGSVYFMDFGKGANYYLIDGSSPENGDADYEFDPTIANSVFSPTTLNCPKPDLQANAVDCGSATMATGTTFTAVYSLKNIGGRSFSPSHCLIYFSKGNSTLSADDILIKDITIDPLNPSEIKYGTPSITIPANISGGIYYAIMQLVNSEETNTSNNIVSSTSSFIINQTTTPAGKPDLVIDPTNTIIFSNCFDCSAALSDLGSKRHTINNQSGIINLQSITIKNTGSATSTPSTLQFYLSSDGVLDSADIKSTASAISIPAINAGASISVSKSIFSSDFGGLTVTGNRNILISVDDSKTNTESNENNNIIPIPVTFVNPFARTAQSSSETEEITQPYSINVYNFDGQKVLTKEVTSKEEEDKSLDSLKTGIYIIKSKGETRKVLKK; from the coding sequence ATGATGAAAAAAATTACTTTCTTACTTATGCTTAGTTTTTTAAACTTAAAAGCATGGTCGCAAAACCCAAATTACAGATATCATGAACTTCAAGATTTAGGCACTACCATAGAGTGGGCTATTTCTATTGAATGTACACATCATTTCCAGCCTCTAAGGGTCCTTGATGTCAATCTAAAACAAAATTTCAAATTAGAAGTTGGTAAAATTTATAAAGTAGATTTAGGATTACCTGCAAACTATGGAACACGATATTACAAAGTTACTTATGCTGGGGATTCAGGAGTTGACAAAGGAGATGAAATAGACACTCCTCCTAATTTCGGTTTACCAATAACCGATTTGTGCAATTCTTTATCTTGGAAATTTATTAGACCAATATTATTAGGATCAACTCTACAAGAAGCGCAAAGTAACTACTGTACAAATTTAACAGCTAATAGTACGAGAGAAAAAGTAAATATTAAAATAACCCAATCATTAATTATAGGCAGTGTTTACTTTATGGATTTTGGAAAGGGTGCAAATTACTACCTTATAGATGGGTCAAGTCCAGAAAATGGCGATGCTGACTATGAATTTGATCCTACAATTGCCAACAGCGTCTTTTCTCCTACTACATTAAATTGTCCAAAACCAGATTTACAAGCTAACGCTGTAGATTGCGGGTCTGCAACAATGGCCACTGGAACAACTTTCACAGCAGTTTATTCTCTGAAAAACATCGGTGGCAGATCATTTTCACCATCTCACTGCTTAATTTACTTTTCTAAAGGCAATTCAACTCTAAGTGCTGATGATATATTAATCAAAGATATCACCATTGACCCATTGAATCCTAGTGAAATTAAATATGGAACACCATCTATAACGATTCCTGCGAATATTAGCGGTGGTATCTACTATGCAATTATGCAATTAGTTAATAGCGAAGAAACAAATACTAGCAATAATATCGTTTCGTCTACATCATCATTCATTATTAACCAAACAACAACACCAGCAGGAAAACCAGATTTAGTTATTGATCCAACAAATACGATTATTTTTAGCAATTGTTTTGATTGCAGTGCAGCGCTTAGTGATTTAGGAAGCAAAAGACACACAATAAATAATCAGTCTGGAATTATCAATTTACAATCAATAACTATTAAAAATACAGGAAGCGCTACATCAACTCCTTCTACTCTTCAGTTTTATTTATCTTCAGACGGTGTTCTTGATTCGGCTGACATAAAATCTACTGCTAGCGCTATCTCAATACCTGCAATAAACGCAGGAGCGTCAATTTCTGTTTCTAAATCTATTTTCTCTTCTGATTTTGGTGGCCTAACAGTTACCGGAAATCGAAACATCCTTATTTCAGTTGACGATTCTAAAACAAATACAGAATCAAATGAAAATAACAACATAATACCTATACCTGTAACTTTCGTTAACCCTTTTGCGAGAACAGCACAATCAAGTTCAGAAACTGAAGAAATTACTCAGCCTTACTCTATCAATGTTTACAATTTTGATGGACAAAAAGTATTAACTAAAGAAGTTACTTCTAAAGAAGAAGAGGACAAATCTCTTGATTCTTTAAAAACTGGAATTTACATCATCAAATCAAAAGGTGAGACTCGAAAAGTTCTAAAAAAATAA